The genomic region TGGCCACGCTCGCCAACGATTGTAAAGTAGATGTCAAAATCAAACGTTTTTTAAGCTTGGATTTGGACGAGGTCGGAGCGATAAAATATCAAGTGACTCCATTGGAATCTGATGTTGAAGTGGTGTTCATGCCTTATTTGGATAGTGGCATTACCAATGAAGACAGCAATTGGGACGATACTTTTTGGAACACCACAAAGATAAGGTTGGAAGAAAACCAGGCCTTTATCGAAGCCCATACCATGAAGACAAATTTTGCCACCTGTACCTTTATGCAATCTTCGGTTTGGATCAATGGCAAGAACGTCGATAAAAAGGGCCCATCAAAAAAACAAAGCGAATCTTTCGCAGGTCATATTTTTATCAATAAAGTTGAAAAGGGCACCACAATAGAGCTCCATAAATTTGGAGGCTATACGGTCTCTATGAACCATAAGCCGTCCCATTTGGTGTCGGCTGCTAAAAAAGTTTTGGAACAAGCTACCGATATAGGCTTCGACAAACTTTTGGAAAAACAAAAACTTGCATGGGCCGCTATTTGGAAAATGAGCGACATTACCATTCAAGGTGACGTAAAAGCGCAACAAGGTATTCGTTTCAATATTTTTCAATTGAACCAAACCTATTTGGGTAAGGATTCTAGGTTAAATATAGGGCCCAAAGGGTTTACGGGAGAAAAGTATGGTGGCAGTACCTATTGGGATACCGAGGCCTATTGTATTCCATTTTATATGGCGACAAAAAACCAAAAAGTAGCGAGGAGTTTATTGGAGTATCGGTACAATCATCTAGAAAAGGCCATAGAGAATGCCCAAAAACTAGGATTTTCCCATGGTGCGGCATTATACCCCATGGTAACCATGAACGGGGAAGAGTGTCACAACGAATGGGAAATCACATTTGAGGAAATTCACCGTAACGGGGCCATTGCTTTTGCAATCTACAACTACTATCGTTTTACGGGTGATTATACCTACATTCCGGAAATGGGCCTAGAAGTGTTGATCGGTATAGCCAGGTTTTGGCATCAACGGGCCAATTTTTCCGAGGATAAGGCCAAATATGTAATCCTAGGGGTCACGGGACCCAATGAATATGAAAACAATGTCAATAACAATTGGTACACCAATTATTTGGCAAAATGGTGCATCAATTATACCATTGAGCAGTTGCAAAAAGTTAAAGAAGGGTATCCTGAGGATTTTGACCGTGTTATCGGCCTGACCAAGCTGACCGATACTGAAACTGCCAAATGGAAAAAAGTCGCGGACAACATGTATTTTCCTTTTTCCGAAAAATACGGTGTATATCTTCAACAAGACGGTTTTTTAGATAAAGAACTCATTACCGTGGAACATTTGGATAAAGCTGAACGACCCATCAACCAAAAATGGAGTTGGGACAGGATTTTGCGGTCGCCCTACATAAAACAGGCAGATATTCTTCAGGGGTTTTATCTGTTCGAAGATCATTTTGGTGAAGAGCAATTGGAAAAACATTTTGATTTTTATGAACCCTTTACGGTTCACGAGTCTTCACTGTCACCATGCGTACATAGTATTCAAGCCGCAAAATTGGATAGGATGGAACAGGCTTATCAATTCTATTTGCGTACATCACGTTTAGATCTTGACGATTATAACAAAGAAGTTGAGGAAGGGCTGCATATTACATCAATGGCAGGAACCTGGATGAGCGTTGTTGAAGGTTTTGGCGGAATGCGTGTCATAGATGATAAGCTTTCCTTTACGCCAAGGATTCCAAAACAATGGGAAGGCTATTCGTTCAAAGTGAATTTCAGGGGAAGAATCCTAAACGTGAAAATCACAAATACGACGACGGACTTTGAGCTGCAGGGCAATGAAGAAATGTCCATTAGGGTAAACGGGGAACGTGTTGCGCTACAACCCGGAAAAGTCACTACCGTATAATGTGTAATTTTTTAAAATGTATCTGTACAATCTTCCTGTTGGGTCTTTTAGCATGCAAAACGGACGATAAATCAATAAAAGTGAATGAAACGATAGAGTTCAAAGAAAAAAAACAGGTTGTATATCAAGTTTTTACCCGACTTTTTGGGAATATGAACACCACCAACAAGCCATGGGGTACAATTGAAGAAAATGGTGTTGGTAAATTCAATGATTTCACGAACAAGGCCCTAACCGAAATCAAGGATCTTGGGGTTACCTACATATGGTATACCGGTGTGCCTCATCATGATGTGATTACGGATTATTCGCAATACGGAATTTCGCAGGACGACCCCGATATCGTAAAGGGCAGGGCAGGTTCGCCATATGCGGTCAAGGATTACTACAATGTAAATCCCGATTTGGCAGAAAACCCTTCTGAGCGTTTACAAGAGTTCAAGGCACTTGTTGAACGTACCCACAATGCAGGACTGAAACTTTTGATAGATATTGTGCCCAATCATGTTGCCCGTAATTATGAGGGCAAATCTACACCTAAAGGGTTTGAGCCTTTTGGGGCTTCGGACGATACCACGAAAGAGTATAGTCGAGATAATGACTTTTACTATATTCCCGATGCTAGCTTTAATGTGCCCCAATGGCAAGACGGCTATTTGCCTTTGGGAGGGGAGTATCATGAAATGGCCGATG from Costertonia aggregata harbors:
- a CDS encoding glycoside hydrolase family 65 protein: MNQDYIKPNEWSIIEEGFDAERVKSSESLFSIGNGAMGQRANFEEKYTGKTFQGSYIAGVYYPDKTRVGWWKNGYPEYFAKVLNAPNWIGINVMINNEQLDLHTCKKVEDFRRELNMKEGWYKRSFVATLANDCKVDVKIKRFLSLDLDEVGAIKYQVTPLESDVEVVFMPYLDSGITNEDSNWDDTFWNTTKIRLEENQAFIEAHTMKTNFATCTFMQSSVWINGKNVDKKGPSKKQSESFAGHIFINKVEKGTTIELHKFGGYTVSMNHKPSHLVSAAKKVLEQATDIGFDKLLEKQKLAWAAIWKMSDITIQGDVKAQQGIRFNIFQLNQTYLGKDSRLNIGPKGFTGEKYGGSTYWDTEAYCIPFYMATKNQKVARSLLEYRYNHLEKAIENAQKLGFSHGAALYPMVTMNGEECHNEWEITFEEIHRNGAIAFAIYNYYRFTGDYTYIPEMGLEVLIGIARFWHQRANFSEDKAKYVILGVTGPNEYENNVNNNWYTNYLAKWCINYTIEQLQKVKEGYPEDFDRVIGLTKLTDTETAKWKKVADNMYFPFSEKYGVYLQQDGFLDKELITVEHLDKAERPINQKWSWDRILRSPYIKQADILQGFYLFEDHFGEEQLEKHFDFYEPFTVHESSLSPCVHSIQAAKLDRMEQAYQFYLRTSRLDLDDYNKEVEEGLHITSMAGTWMSVVEGFGGMRVIDDKLSFTPRIPKQWEGYSFKVNFRGRILNVKITNTTTDFELQGNEEMSIRVNGERVALQPGKVTTV